Proteins encoded in a region of the Isosphaeraceae bacterium EP7 genome:
- a CDS encoding J domain-containing protein, whose protein sequence is MRHAVPIHSFQLDPSDILGISSDASLQEIRDAYRLKSKIHHPDVGGEAWAFRVLYQAYEIMSAARVTRATQQPGAPSRPTPTRPAPEEPARTERRSSSETVRHGLADKMDDPADVVGIEILWARYDALNSWIFQPNEVDGRSLSCCLYVTWPDPAAAVPPDERGDTLEILDTIFDEMIVATRSQSSLSRIDEGDFSAWLSYPTADQAWMAFRSFREALHAQQLGVKQWSRDLLIPRDWK, encoded by the coding sequence GTGCGTCACGCAGTGCCGATCCACAGCTTCCAGCTCGACCCGAGCGACATCCTGGGCATCTCCTCCGATGCTTCGCTGCAGGAGATTCGCGACGCCTATCGGCTGAAGTCGAAGATCCATCACCCCGACGTCGGCGGCGAAGCCTGGGCCTTCCGGGTTCTCTACCAGGCCTACGAGATCATGAGCGCCGCGCGGGTGACGCGGGCCACCCAGCAGCCGGGAGCCCCCTCAAGGCCGACCCCGACGAGGCCCGCGCCAGAAGAGCCGGCCCGGACCGAGCGGAGGTCGTCCAGCGAGACGGTGCGCCACGGGCTCGCCGACAAGATGGATGACCCGGCCGACGTGGTGGGCATTGAGATCCTCTGGGCCCGGTATGACGCCCTGAATTCCTGGATCTTCCAGCCCAACGAGGTCGACGGCCGAAGCCTGAGCTGCTGCCTGTACGTCACCTGGCCCGACCCGGCCGCCGCAGTGCCCCCCGACGAGCGGGGCGATACGCTCGAGATCCTCGACACGATCTTCGACGAGATGATCGTGGCCACGCGCAGCCAGTCGTCTCTGTCCAGGATCGACGAGGGTGACTTCAGCGCCTGGCTGTCCTACCCCACGGCCGACCAGGCCTGGATGGCGTTCCGGAGCTTCCGCGAGGCGCTGCACGCACAACAGCTCGGGGTGAAGCAGTGGTCGCGCGACCTGCTCATCCCCCGCGACTGGAAGTAA
- a CDS encoding protein arginine kinase, whose translation MNLDDLTGTSGEWLRGSGPESDIVMCSRIRLARNLADFPFINRASRGEKAEIEATFKSKIIQPGELELSYLDVNGMSSLNRQFLVERQLISREHQAADWPRGVAIGPRENISIMVNEEDHLRIQVMLSGLSLHDVWDRINRLDDQIEARLDYAFSPQLGYLTACPTNVGTGIRVGVMLHLPGLVETKQIEKVFRALQKINLAVRGLYGEGTQAFGDFYQISNQQTLGKSELELIRNLNDVIPQIITYERQARQALLGEKRNQLLDKVSRAYGQLKTAHQISSEETMLLLSSVRLGINLGLIDDLEIPTVNELFIHTQPAHLQRLQGAELSSDERNIARASYLRTKLGNGRLPETE comes from the coding sequence ATGAACCTGGATGACCTGACAGGGACTTCCGGCGAGTGGCTCAGGGGCTCGGGCCCCGAGAGCGACATCGTCATGTGCTCGAGGATCCGCCTGGCCCGGAACCTGGCCGATTTCCCGTTCATCAACCGCGCCAGCCGCGGCGAGAAGGCCGAGATCGAGGCGACCTTCAAGTCGAAGATCATCCAGCCCGGCGAGCTGGAGCTGTCGTACCTCGACGTCAACGGGATGAGCTCGCTGAACCGGCAATTCCTCGTCGAGCGGCAGCTGATCTCCCGCGAGCACCAGGCGGCCGACTGGCCGCGTGGCGTGGCCATCGGCCCGCGCGAGAACATCTCGATCATGGTCAATGAGGAGGACCACCTCCGCATCCAGGTGATGCTCTCGGGCCTCTCGCTGCACGACGTCTGGGACCGGATCAACCGGCTCGACGACCAGATCGAGGCGCGGCTCGACTACGCCTTCAGCCCGCAGCTCGGCTACCTGACGGCCTGCCCCACCAACGTCGGGACCGGGATCAGGGTGGGCGTGATGCTGCACCTTCCGGGCCTGGTCGAGACGAAGCAGATCGAGAAGGTCTTCCGGGCACTGCAGAAGATCAACCTGGCGGTGCGCGGGCTCTACGGCGAGGGGACGCAGGCGTTCGGCGACTTCTATCAGATCTCCAACCAGCAGACCCTGGGCAAGAGCGAGCTGGAGCTGATCAGGAACCTCAACGACGTCATCCCGCAGATCATCACCTACGAGCGCCAGGCCAGGCAGGCGCTGCTGGGCGAGAAGCGGAACCAGCTGCTGGACAAGGTGAGCCGCGCCTACGGCCAGCTTAAGACGGCGCACCAGATCTCCAGCGAGGAGACGATGCTGCTGCTCTCCAGCGTCCGGCTCGGAATTAACCTAGGCTTGATCGACGACCTGGAAATTCCGACCGTCAACGAGCTGTTCATCCACACGCAGCCGGCCCACCTCCAGCGGCTCCAGGGGGCCGAGCTGAGCAGCGATGAGCGTAACATCGCCCGGGCGTCATATCTCCGCACCAAGCTAGGCAACGGCCGGCTCCCCGAAACCGAGTGA
- a CDS encoding UvrB/UvrC motif-containing protein, with protein MTTCQRCTETATVHVTETVEGRRREIHLCGPCARRAGLIAAEEVPPLPLEGVVQGLILAHVGELVGEVAALTCPDCGLKFMEFRRGGRLGCPRDYEAFSIGLIPILGRTQGATRHVGKRPRRPARGVDRLRLRSLLRRAIAREDYEQAARLRDQLRLEDGDE; from the coding sequence ATGACGACTTGCCAGCGTTGCACCGAGACGGCGACGGTCCACGTGACCGAGACCGTCGAGGGCCGGCGGCGCGAAATTCACCTGTGCGGCCCGTGCGCCCGCCGGGCGGGCCTGATCGCCGCGGAGGAAGTCCCCCCGCTCCCTCTGGAGGGGGTGGTGCAGGGCCTGATCCTGGCGCACGTCGGCGAGCTCGTCGGCGAGGTGGCCGCGCTGACCTGCCCGGATTGCGGCTTGAAGTTCATGGAATTCCGCCGCGGCGGCCGGCTCGGCTGCCCGCGGGACTACGAGGCGTTCTCGATCGGCCTGATCCCGATCCTGGGTCGCACGCAGGGGGCCACCCGTCACGTGGGCAAACGGCCGAGGCGGCCGGCCCGCGGTGTCGACCGGCTCCGGCTGCGATCCCTCTTGCGTCGGGCGATCGCCCGCGAGGATTATGAACAGGCCGCGCGACTCCGCGACCAACTCCGCCTCGAGGACGGCGACGAATGA
- a CDS encoding UvrB/UvrC motif-containing protein: MKCQKCSKSATFHITDIERGKAHEFHFCDEHAKQHLAPAEEAAELTDIGKVAQKLIAPGGMGTAPAQEKQTCPVCQITFQEFRNTGRLGCPYDYVVFRDDLMPLLENIHEETRHAGKVPRRSPRSNQDQVKLIQLRNDLKRVVETEDYEAAARLRDKIKEIEREQGR, from the coding sequence ATGAAGTGCCAGAAATGCTCCAAGTCCGCCACGTTCCACATCACGGACATCGAGCGGGGCAAGGCGCACGAGTTTCATTTCTGCGATGAGCACGCCAAGCAGCATCTGGCGCCCGCCGAGGAGGCGGCCGAGTTGACCGACATCGGCAAGGTGGCGCAGAAGCTGATCGCCCCGGGCGGCATGGGGACTGCCCCCGCGCAGGAGAAGCAGACGTGCCCGGTCTGCCAGATCACATTCCAGGAGTTCCGCAATACCGGCAGGCTGGGATGCCCGTACGATTACGTGGTCTTCCGCGACGACCTGATGCCCCTGCTGGAGAATATCCACGAGGAGACCAGGCACGCGGGCAAGGTGCCCAGGCGGTCTCCTCGGTCGAACCAGGACCAGGTCAAGCTGATCCAGCTTCGGAACGACCTGAAGCGGGTGGTGGAGACCGAAGATTACGAGGCCGCCGCCCGGCTACGCGATAAGATCAAGGAAATTGAGCGGGAGCAGGGCCGCTGA
- the trpE gene encoding anthranilate synthase component I — translation MNPPGPAPVAPGKPIHRPRLPEFLDLAGQARCIPVYRQLSSDSLTPVSAFRKIERGDQSFLFESVVGGEKVGRFSFLGTDPFLKFEARGPEVVIRHLRPHAEEIRTTSDDPFRELQALLDRYKAAPIHALPRFSGGAVGYAAYDSVRYTERLPDAPPDDRNLPDLAFAFYDAMVIFDHIRKTILVVAHAFLDDHTDPAAAYDDAACRVDALVDRLSAPGSELPPVDLDTDAPSTLQYQSNMTRDQFESAVRHCQEYIKAGDIFQVVPSQRLKVETTAQPFDIYRVLRVVNPSPFMFYLTFGETRLIGSSPEILVRVEDGEVTIRPLAGTRKRGADDAEDRALAEELLADPKERAEHIMLVDLGRNDVGRVAELSTVRISEIMAVERYSHVMHISSTVIGRLAAGKTAFDALRAGLPAGTVSGAPKVRAMQVIDEVEPHRRGPYGGAVGYIDFTGNMDTCIALRTMVLQGQTAYIQAGCGVVYDSIPADEYEETLNKARGLLKAIEIAQDQLSPPPA, via the coding sequence ATGAACCCGCCCGGCCCCGCTCCCGTCGCCCCCGGCAAGCCCATCCACCGGCCCAGGCTGCCCGAGTTCCTTGACCTCGCAGGCCAGGCCCGCTGCATTCCCGTCTATCGCCAGCTCAGCAGCGACTCGCTCACGCCCGTCTCGGCCTTCCGCAAGATCGAGCGCGGCGACCAGTCGTTCCTGTTCGAGAGCGTCGTCGGCGGCGAGAAGGTCGGCCGCTTCAGCTTCCTGGGCACCGACCCCTTCCTTAAATTCGAAGCCCGAGGCCCCGAAGTCGTCATCCGCCACCTCCGCCCCCACGCTGAGGAAATTCGGACTACCAGCGACGACCCCTTCCGCGAGCTGCAAGCCCTCCTCGACCGCTACAAGGCCGCCCCCATCCACGCCCTCCCGCGCTTCTCCGGCGGTGCCGTCGGCTATGCCGCGTACGACTCGGTCCGCTACACCGAGAGACTCCCCGACGCACCGCCCGACGACCGCAATCTGCCCGATCTCGCCTTCGCCTTCTATGACGCGATGGTCATCTTCGACCACATCCGCAAGACCATCCTCGTCGTCGCCCACGCCTTCCTCGACGACCACACCGACCCCGCCGCCGCCTACGACGATGCCGCCTGCCGCGTTGACGCCCTCGTCGACCGCCTCTCCGCTCCGGGCTCCGAGCTGCCGCCGGTCGACCTCGACACCGACGCCCCGTCCACGCTTCAGTACCAGTCGAACATGACCCGCGACCAGTTCGAGTCGGCCGTCCGCCACTGCCAGGAATACATCAAGGCCGGCGACATCTTTCAGGTCGTCCCCAGCCAGCGGCTCAAGGTCGAGACCACCGCGCAGCCGTTCGACATCTACCGCGTCCTGCGCGTGGTGAACCCCAGCCCGTTCATGTTCTACCTGACCTTCGGCGAGACCCGCCTCATCGGCAGCTCCCCCGAGATCCTCGTCCGCGTCGAGGACGGAGAAGTCACCATCCGACCCCTCGCCGGCACCCGCAAGCGAGGCGCCGACGACGCCGAGGACCGGGCCCTCGCCGAGGAACTCCTGGCCGATCCCAAGGAACGCGCCGAGCACATCATGCTCGTCGACCTCGGCCGCAACGACGTCGGCCGCGTCGCCGAGTTGTCCACCGTCCGGATCAGCGAGATCATGGCCGTCGAGCGTTACTCGCACGTCATGCACATCTCCTCAACCGTCATCGGCCGCCTGGCCGCCGGTAAGACCGCCTTCGATGCCCTCCGAGCCGGCCTCCCCGCCGGGACCGTCTCCGGGGCCCCCAAGGTCCGCGCCATGCAGGTCATCGACGAGGTCGAGCCCCACCGCCGGGGCCCCTACGGCGGGGCCGTCGGCTACATCGACTTCACCGGCAACATGGACACCTGCATCGCCCTGCGGACCATGGTCCTCCAGGGACAGACCGCCTACATCCAGGCCGGCTGCGGAGTCGTCTACGACAGCATCCCCGCCGACGAATACGAGGAGACCCTCAACAAAGCCCGAGGCCTCCTGAAAGCCATCGAGATCGCCCAGGACCAACTCTCCCCACCGCCCGCCTGA
- a CDS encoding DUF1559 domain-containing protein has product MRNAQRRGFTLIELLVVISIIAVLIALLLPAVQSAREAARRMQCTNNLKQIGLGLANYESTKGSLPAGIKGCCWGTWVVFVLPAMEQTAAFNGWNFAGDNSTAGAAGGSNATVLRYSGAANTTISQTLFNVYLCPSDQPNKPLSGIPSFNYAANFGNTTMYQLPTIGTGDDLVSFQKAPFTDMWPATAVNGGPKGYTVSQSGTVTFASITDGTSNTMVISEIIQGKQPGDLRGFVHWGYAAAFETNLSPNSRLPDVLWSNYCNPANLGGAPPCIIQSLAKNTVLGARSQHAGGVNAAFADGHVQFVKNSISMPVWRGIGSIAGGEVISSDSY; this is encoded by the coding sequence ATGCGCAACGCTCAACGCAGGGGTTTCACCCTCATCGAACTGCTGGTGGTCATCAGCATCATCGCGGTCCTGATCGCCTTGCTCCTGCCGGCCGTGCAATCGGCCCGCGAGGCCGCCCGGCGGATGCAGTGCACCAACAACCTGAAGCAGATCGGCCTGGGGTTGGCCAATTACGAGTCGACCAAAGGCAGCCTGCCGGCCGGCATCAAGGGATGCTGCTGGGGCACCTGGGTCGTCTTCGTGCTCCCGGCCATGGAACAGACCGCGGCCTTCAACGGCTGGAATTTCGCCGGGGATAACTCGACCGCGGGGGCGGCCGGCGGCTCGAACGCGACGGTCCTGCGCTACAGCGGCGCCGCCAATACCACGATCTCGCAGACACTGTTTAACGTCTATCTCTGCCCCAGCGACCAGCCGAACAAACCCCTGTCCGGGATTCCTTCGTTCAATTACGCCGCGAACTTCGGCAACACGACGATGTATCAGCTTCCCACGATCGGGACCGGCGACGACCTGGTGTCGTTCCAGAAGGCCCCGTTCACGGATATGTGGCCGGCCACGGCCGTCAACGGAGGCCCCAAGGGGTACACGGTCTCGCAGTCCGGCACCGTGACCTTCGCATCGATCACCGATGGCACGAGCAACACGATGGTCATCTCGGAGATCATCCAGGGAAAGCAGCCTGGCGACCTGCGAGGGTTCGTGCACTGGGGCTACGCGGCGGCCTTCGAGACCAACCTGTCGCCCAATAGCCGCCTCCCCGATGTCCTCTGGTCGAATTACTGCAACCCGGCCAATCTGGGGGGCGCTCCCCCCTGCATCATCCAATCGCTGGCCAAGAACACCGTGTTGGGGGCCCGCAGCCAGCACGCCGGCGGCGTGAACGCGGCCTTCGCCGACGGCCACGTCCAGTTTGTCAAGAATTCAATCAGTATGCCGGTCTGGCGAGGGATCGGCTCGATCGCCGGCGGCGAGGTCATCAGCTCAGACTCTTACTGA
- a CDS encoding M14 family zinc carboxypeptidase — translation MRIRCLALAASLGWSALNAAAQAPPAPDRPGAGLAFIDTGFENASPLWYESAPDGTILVQLLYDHERDSPNRAAGHLHFRVEAATGSKLTFEFRNLENVWNGRRASVAGELKLVVVSEDGLNWKPVPLERVDDARVRLTVTMPGPRLDVARVEPYRLSDLDKWLGTIAGNPLVQVTQIGKTVEGRGLEIVRIGRDDAPRRVFLRARAHPWEAGTNWVAQGLVDRLLKDDAESRRFLDHYCVYLMPMANKDGVARGRTRFNLRGKDLNRNWDRPADPALSPENHALERWLESMIEQGKRPHLALELHNDGNGQLHLSRPPIPDLDRSLARMKTFESLLRKHTWFTEGTTAETFRNAGTLGEGWLARYGIDAAVHEFNVNRIAGLDDYPSARHWKLYGEQLAVVFDRYFEAIELNGATRISP, via the coding sequence ATGCGTATTCGATGCCTCGCGCTCGCCGCGTCGCTCGGCTGGTCGGCCCTTAATGCGGCGGCGCAGGCCCCGCCCGCGCCGGACCGGCCGGGTGCTGGGCTGGCGTTCATCGACACGGGGTTCGAGAATGCGTCGCCGCTCTGGTATGAGTCGGCCCCCGACGGCACAATCTTGGTCCAACTGCTGTATGACCACGAGCGGGATTCTCCGAATCGGGCCGCGGGGCATCTCCACTTCCGGGTCGAGGCGGCGACGGGGTCCAAGCTGACGTTCGAGTTCAGGAATCTGGAGAATGTCTGGAACGGCCGGCGGGCGTCGGTCGCCGGCGAGTTGAAGCTGGTGGTCGTCTCCGAGGACGGCCTGAACTGGAAGCCGGTCCCGCTGGAACGGGTCGACGACGCCCGGGTGCGCCTGACCGTGACGATGCCGGGTCCGCGGCTGGACGTAGCCCGCGTCGAGCCCTATCGCCTGTCCGACCTCGACAAATGGCTGGGGACGATCGCGGGCAACCCGCTCGTCCAGGTGACGCAGATCGGCAAGACGGTCGAAGGGCGAGGGCTGGAGATCGTCAGAATTGGCCGCGACGACGCCCCCAGGCGCGTCTTCCTTCGGGCCAGGGCCCATCCCTGGGAGGCGGGGACCAACTGGGTGGCGCAGGGCCTGGTCGACCGGCTCTTGAAGGACGACGCCGAGTCGAGACGGTTCCTCGACCACTATTGCGTCTATCTGATGCCGATGGCCAACAAGGACGGAGTGGCCCGCGGCCGGACCCGCTTCAACCTGCGAGGCAAGGACCTCAACCGCAATTGGGACCGCCCCGCCGACCCCGCGCTCTCGCCCGAGAACCACGCCCTCGAGCGCTGGCTGGAGTCGATGATCGAGCAAGGCAAACGCCCGCACCTGGCCCTCGAGCTGCACAACGACGGCAACGGCCAGCTCCACCTCAGCCGCCCCCCCATCCCCGACCTCGATCGCTCTCTCGCCCGCATGAAGACCTTCGAATCTTTATTGCGCAAGCACACCTGGTTCACCGAAGGGACCACCGCCGAGACTTTCCGCAACGCTGGGACCCTGGGCGAAGGCTGGCTCGCCCGCTACGGCATCGACGCCGCCGTCCACGAATTCAACGTCAACCGCATCGCCGGCCTCGACGACTACCCCTCAGCCCGCCACTGGAAGCTCTATGGCGAGCAGCTCGCGGTCGTCTTCGACCGCTACTTCGAGGCCATTGAGTTGAACGGGGCGACCCGTATCTCACCTTGA
- a CDS encoding PfkB family carbohydrate kinase — MILCVTLNPCLDKTLTVPPWSSGQNVRGLSVREVVGGKGNNVARALARLGRVARPVTFLGGSVGDRCRTLFEVQDRFDPLVIPTASPTREILTVLSEGTADQTAFFDPDPAISEDEAERLLSLVEAAMSGGGIEALTLSGSSPSLETHTTYAELIGLARLREIPGLLDTYGPPLKALGDAWPDVLQLNRREAGGFLGIAEPSDQDLWKLLGSWSDRGVRLALVTDGPGAVLARASGARYRIEPPTIRVVNPIGSGDSLLAGLADSLIASLDVEDTLRRGIACASANAEVWDAGAIEPAAVARLEPEVSLERLD; from the coding sequence ATGATCTTGTGCGTGACCCTCAATCCGTGCCTGGACAAGACGCTGACCGTGCCTCCCTGGTCGTCCGGCCAGAACGTGCGCGGGTTGTCCGTTCGAGAGGTCGTCGGCGGCAAGGGGAATAACGTGGCCAGGGCCCTGGCCCGGCTGGGGCGGGTCGCGCGTCCGGTGACCTTCCTGGGCGGGTCGGTCGGCGATCGCTGCCGCACCCTGTTCGAGGTCCAGGACCGATTCGACCCCCTGGTTATCCCGACCGCCTCGCCAACCCGCGAGATCCTGACCGTGCTGTCCGAGGGGACCGCCGACCAGACGGCCTTCTTCGACCCCGACCCGGCGATTTCCGAGGACGAGGCGGAACGGCTCCTGAGCCTGGTGGAGGCCGCCATGTCCGGCGGCGGAATCGAGGCCCTGACCCTCTCCGGATCGAGCCCTTCCCTTGAAACCCACACAACTTACGCCGAGCTGATCGGCCTGGCCCGGCTCCGAGAAATCCCGGGCTTGCTGGACACCTACGGCCCGCCGCTGAAAGCCCTCGGCGACGCCTGGCCCGACGTCCTCCAGCTCAATCGTCGCGAGGCCGGCGGATTCCTGGGCATCGCCGAGCCTTCGGATCAGGATCTCTGGAAGCTTCTGGGGTCATGGTCGGACCGAGGCGTTCGACTCGCTTTGGTGACCGACGGGCCGGGTGCGGTCCTGGCCCGCGCCAGTGGTGCCCGCTACCGCATTGAGCCGCCCACCATCCGGGTGGTTAATCCGATCGGCTCCGGCGACAGCCTGCTCGCCGGACTGGCCGACTCCCTCATCGCGAGCCTCGATGTCGAAGACACCTTGAGGCGAGGCATCGCCTGTGCCTCGGCCAACGCTGAGGTCTGGGACGCCGGGGCAATCGAGCCGGCCGCGGTCGCCCGCCTTGAACCTGAAGTTTCGCTCGAACGACTCGATTGA
- a CDS encoding glycosyltransferase family 2 protein, which yields MRHDEPSTTRPHFGGAGRASFRPELSVVVPVYDEEANIAELVRRLARVLDRLGVDAEVVVVDDGSTDGTYAALARANQADPRFRVLGLSRNFGHQAAISAGLVAARGEAVAVMDGDLQDPPEALDSLWDAYLQGWDVVYAVRASRAEGLLKRLAYSGFYRLMSKAGSIDVPRDAGDFGVMSRRVVDLINAMPEHRRYVRGLRAWVGFRQCGIPVDRAERAGGQPKYTLGKLIGLALDGLIGFSDAPPRLASVSGAALAFCASLAAILAGALALTGQAEVPGWAWVAFLIAFLGGSQLVCLGVLGEYLCRMLDQVRGRPLYVVRRRVGIDSPTEPLAVAQDPELATATYFHR from the coding sequence GAGGCCAACATCGCCGAGCTGGTCCGCCGACTCGCCCGGGTCCTGGATCGGCTGGGGGTGGATGCCGAGGTCGTCGTGGTGGACGACGGCTCGACCGACGGCACCTATGCGGCCCTGGCTCGCGCCAATCAGGCCGACCCCAGGTTCCGTGTGCTGGGCCTCTCCCGCAACTTCGGCCACCAGGCGGCAATCTCGGCCGGGCTGGTCGCGGCCCGCGGCGAGGCCGTCGCGGTGATGGACGGCGACCTCCAGGATCCGCCCGAAGCCCTTGACTCGCTCTGGGATGCGTATCTTCAGGGCTGGGATGTCGTCTACGCGGTGCGGGCCAGCCGAGCCGAGGGTCTTCTTAAGCGTCTGGCCTATTCCGGCTTCTACCGGCTGATGAGCAAGGCCGGGTCGATCGATGTGCCCCGCGACGCCGGCGACTTCGGCGTCATGTCCAGGCGGGTCGTCGACCTGATCAACGCAATGCCCGAGCATCGGCGGTACGTCCGTGGGCTTCGGGCCTGGGTCGGTTTCCGGCAGTGTGGGATCCCGGTCGACCGGGCCGAGCGGGCGGGCGGTCAACCCAAGTACACGCTGGGCAAGCTGATCGGGCTGGCGCTCGACGGCCTGATCGGCTTCAGCGACGCCCCTCCCCGGCTTGCCAGCGTCTCCGGGGCGGCCCTGGCGTTCTGCGCCTCGTTGGCGGCGATTCTGGCTGGAGCCCTGGCCCTGACCGGGCAGGCCGAAGTCCCCGGATGGGCCTGGGTTGCGTTTCTGATCGCGTTCCTGGGCGGGTCCCAGCTGGTCTGCCTCGGGGTCCTGGGCGAATACCTCTGCCGGATGCTCGACCAGGTCCGCGGCAGACCGCTCTACGTAGTCCGGCGACGGGTTGGCATCGACAGCCCGACCGAGCCGCTGGCCGTCGCCCAGGATCCCGAACTGGCGACCGCAACCTATTTCCATCGCTGA